The following DNA comes from Candidatus Methanomethylophilaceae archaeon.
AGCAGCACTGCTGCGCAGATACCGGCTACTACCAATATGGCGGCAACAGCTATCGCTATCATCGCATTTTTGGAAAGTGCCATAATATCGGTTGTATATACCGTCCATCCTATAATAATTTGAATGCTGGCCAGCCTTGTACATTATATGCACTAATAATGAGCATATAACGAAAATACTGGATTAATAGTCAAACTCCGTTGATGCCGCTCTGAGCTCCGGGGATATCGCAGCGCACTTCCCATACGTTCTGAGCATAGAACCGGGACGAACTTCATAAGATTCTGGACGTCTGAAAGGCCTGCGAATAATGCTTCTGGATGTTCTGATAACTGAACGACAAGTAAATAACGATGCCAAACATACCCAAATATCATGGGAAACAAGTACTCTTTCGCCCTGAGGAAGCTGGCCCTGCTGGGCGCCATAGACGACTACATAGCCGTCTCCTCACGTGAGCTCGGAAGCGTCCTGGAGATGAGCCAGCAATCGGCCTCCAAAAGGATTCTGGAGCTTCTGGACGAAAAGTACATCATAAGGGACCTTGGGGCCAGAAGGCAGCGCATCAAAATAACCCCCAAAGGGGTCGAGGAGCTGAAGAGGGAATACAACGAGTACCGCCGCATCTTCGAGCTCACCGACCAGGTCACCATCCACGGGGCCATCGCATCCGGGATGGGCGAAGGTGGCTATTACATATGCCAGGAAGGCTACATGAAGCAGTTCGAGGAGATGCTGGGGTTCACCCCTTTCCAGGGCACTCTTAACGTCGTCATCGACCCCGAAGACATAAGCAAGCTCGACATCGTCCGCAGCACCGCTGGATGCATGATAAGCGGCTTCACCTGCGACGAAAGGAGCTTCGGGAACGTCATAGCGTACAAGGCGAAGATACGCAACATCGATTGCGCCATCGTCGTGCCGGAAAGGTCCCATTACATGGACACGATAGAGATAATCTGCCAATACCACCTCAGGCGCACGCTGAGCCTGGAAGATGGCGACCGCGTGGACGTAAAAATCAGCCTTTGATCAGGAAAGAAATGGGGGATGACCCCCGGTTTTTCATCTCTTCTCCAGATATTTCATCACGGACTCGAAGATTATCCTGCCGTCTCCGACCTCCGAATCATAACCTCTGGTCCAATCGGAATGCGTGAAACGGGTCATTACCCTCTCCGGGTGGGGCATCATGCCCATGACGTTCCCGGCCGGGTTGCATATCCCCGCGATGTCCGAGGGGGATCCGTTCGGGTTCCATGGGTAGACCGCATCGGAGCCGTCAGGGCAGACGTACCTGAACGCGATCTGGTCGTTGTCCTCCAGTTTGGCGACGAAATCCGGGTCCATGCTCATGAGCTTCCCCTCGGCATGGGCGGACGGGATGGCGAGAAGCTTGCCCTGCGGGATGAGCGAATTGAACGCGCATTTGCCGCGGCTCTCGTTCCTCAGCACCGACGGCCTGCACTCGAACCTTCCGGAATCGTTGGTGTAAAGGGCGGCTGTGGGGCTGTCTGACATGACCTCATCGATCGCCGGGAGCAG
Coding sequences within:
- the purQ gene encoding phosphoribosylformylglycinamidine synthase subunit PurQ, which gives rise to MKANDVKVCVIRIEGTNCEDEMAAAFEMVGAQAEKVHLKQLIGQAPAGYRRSLEDYDVLAFPGGFSAGDYVRAGAIFAARIKAGMGGEVKRFVEEGKPVLGVCNGFQILVELGLLPAIDEVMSDSPTAALYTNDSGRFECRPSVLRNESRGKCAFNSLIPQGKLLAIPSAHAEGKLMSMDPDFVAKLEDNDQIAFRYVCPDGSDAVYPWNPNGSPSDIAGICNPAGNVMGMMPHPERVMTRFTHSDWTRGYDSEVGDGRIIFESVMKYLEKR
- a CDS encoding DUF120 domain-containing protein, with the protein product MGNKYSFALRKLALLGAIDDYIAVSSRELGSVLEMSQQSASKRILELLDEKYIIRDLGARRQRIKITPKGVEELKREYNEYRRIFELTDQVTIHGAIASGMGEGGYYICQEGYMKQFEEMLGFTPFQGTLNVVIDPEDISKLDIVRSTAGCMISGFTCDERSFGNVIAYKAKIRNIDCAIVVPERSHYMDTIEIICQYHLRRTLSLEDGDRVDVKISL